The Bacteroidota bacterium genome window below encodes:
- the ccoN gene encoding cytochrome-c oxidase, cbb3-type subunit I, which produces MTVEKFSYDNKIVRDFAIASIVFGVVGMLVGLLAALQLFAPVHNLGTQYTTFGRIRPLHTNAVIFAFVGNAIFMGLYYSLQRVCKARMFSDLLSRIHFWGWQLIIVLAAITLPLGLTSGKEYAELEWPIDIMIALVWVVFAINMFGTIFKRREKHIYVAVWFYIATVVTVAVLHIVNSVEIPVSFFKSYPVYAGVQDALVQWWYGHNAVAFFLTTPYLGMMYYFLPKMAGRPVYSYKLSIVHFWSLIFIYIWAGPHHLLYSALPDWAQSLGVVFSIMLIAPSWGGMINGLLTLRGAWDKVRDDVTLKFMVVAVTCYGMATFEGPMLSLKNVNAIAHFTDWIVAHVHIGALGWNGFLTFGILYWLIPRIYKTSLYSKKMAAFHFWVGTLGIVFYAASLYWAGITQSLMWKQFTPLGILQYPNFLETVIQIIPMYMIRAFGGALYLTGVVVMVVNLIKTAKSGVLEANEPAEAPALEKDYVDKSTKHRWLETRPGKFALLATIAIIIGGAIEMIPTFMIKANIPTIPSVKPYTPLELQGRDIYVREGCYTCHSQMIRPFRSETERYGEYSKAGEFVYDHPFQWGSKRIGPDLMRIGKKYPNLWHYNHMENPRNVSPGSIMPNYDWLLKQNLDNSTLESKINAMRTLGVPYAPGYEKQALQDLTKQAEELAADLQKNGAPAQSNKEIIALIAYLQRMGTDIKGDTTTVK; this is translated from the coding sequence ATGACTGTTGAAAAATTCAGTTATGATAATAAGATAGTGAGGGATTTTGCGATTGCGTCTATTGTATTTGGAGTCGTTGGAATGTTAGTAGGGCTACTGGCTGCGCTTCAGCTATTTGCCCCTGTTCACAATTTAGGCACACAATATACAACTTTCGGAAGAATAAGACCTTTGCATACAAACGCGGTAATTTTTGCTTTTGTGGGTAATGCAATATTTATGGGTCTTTATTACTCTTTGCAGAGAGTTTGTAAGGCAAGAATGTTCAGTGATTTGCTGAGCAGAATTCATTTCTGGGGATGGCAGCTGATTATAGTTTTAGCTGCAATTACATTACCCTTGGGTCTTACATCCGGCAAAGAATATGCTGAGCTTGAATGGCCTATCGATATAATGATTGCTCTTGTGTGGGTTGTGTTCGCTATTAACATGTTCGGAACGATATTCAAAAGAAGAGAAAAACATATCTATGTAGCAGTTTGGTTTTATATTGCAACAGTTGTAACAGTCGCTGTTCTCCATATAGTAAACTCTGTTGAAATACCGGTATCATTTTTCAAAAGTTATCCTGTTTACGCAGGTGTTCAGGATGCGTTAGTTCAGTGGTGGTATGGTCATAATGCAGTAGCATTCTTTTTAACAACTCCTTATCTGGGTATGATGTATTACTTCCTTCCAAAAATGGCAGGTCGTCCGGTTTATTCTTATAAGCTTTCTATCGTTCACTTCTGGTCTTTAATTTTTATTTACATATGGGCAGGTCCGCATCACTTATTATATTCTGCGCTGCCTGACTGGGCGCAATCGCTCGGAGTAGTATTTTCAATTATGCTTATTGCCCCGTCGTGGGGTGGTATGATTAACGGACTTTTGACATTACGAGGCGCATGGGATAAAGTAAGAGACGATGTTACTCTGAAATTTATGGTCGTTGCAGTTACATGCTATGGTATGGCTACGTTTGAAGGACCTATGCTTTCATTAAAAAATGTTAATGCAATTGCTCACTTTACAGATTGGATCGTTGCTCACGTACACATCGGCGCATTAGGATGGAACGGATTTTTAACATTCGGAATTTTATACTGGCTTATTCCAAGGATTTACAAAACAAGTTTATATTCTAAAAAAATGGCTGCCTTCCACTTCTGGGTTGGCACACTCGGAATTGTATTTTATGCCGCTTCACTTTATTGGGCAGGGATAACACAGTCATTGATGTGGAAACAGTTCACTCCATTAGGCATTCTTCAGTATCCAAACTTCTTAGAAACAGTTATTCAGATTATCCCGATGTATATGATAAGAGCATTTGGCGGAGCATTATATCTTACGGGTGTGGTAGTAATGGTAGTCAATCTTATAAAGACTGCAAAGTCCGGAGTACTTGAAGCAAATGAACCTGCTGAAGCACCGGCTCTTGAAAAAGATTACGTTGATAAATCGACTAAGCACAGATGGCTTGAAACACGTCCCGGAAAATTTGCACTTCTTGCTACTATTGCTATAATAATCGGCGGTGCAATTGAAATGATTCCGACGTTCATGATAAAAGCTAATATCCCTACTATACCGAGTGTAAAACCATACACTCCGTTAGAATTACAAGGCAGAGATATTTATGTAAGAGAAGGATGTTACACATGCCACTCACAAATGATAAGGCCATTCAGATCTGAAACAGAAAGATACGGTGAATATTCAAAAGCAGGAGAGTTCGTTTATGACCATCCTTTCCAGTGGGGTTCGAAGAGAATTGGTCCCGACTTAATGAGAATAGGAAAGAAATATCCGAACCTATGGCACTATAATCATATGGAAAATCCGCGTAACGTTTCGCCGGGTTCTATTATGCCGAACTATGACTGGCTGCTGAAGCAAAATCTTGATAACTCTACTTTAGAGAGCAAGATAAATGCAATGAGGACACTGGGTGTTCCTTATGCACCGGGATATGAAAAACAGGCGCTGCAGGATTTAACCAAACAGGCAGAAGAATTAGCAGCGGACTTGCAAAAGAACGGAGCGCCGGCACAAAGCAACAAAGAAATTATTGCTCTTATTGCGTATCTCCAAAGAATGGGAACAGATATTAAAGGCGATACAACAACAGTAAAATAA
- a CDS encoding CcoQ/FixQ family Cbb3-type cytochrome c oxidase assembly chaperone — protein sequence MFDNILTSIEGIAIYPIFSLVIFFLFFLGLTVWVLKADKKYLEKMSEIPFEK from the coding sequence ATGTTTGACAATATTTTAACATCAATAGAAGGAATAGCAATCTACCCTATATTTTCCCTGGTGATTTTCTTCCTGTTCTTTTTGGGATTAACGGTCTGGGTTCTGAAAGCGGATAAGAAATATTTAGAAAAGATGAGTGAAATTCCATTTGAAAAATAA
- the ccoS gene encoding cbb3-type cytochrome oxidase assembly protein CcoS, which translates to MDVMFILIGASITVAITFLFAFMWAVKSGQYDDRYTPSVRILFDENIQSETENKKL; encoded by the coding sequence ATGGATGTGATGTTTATTCTTATAGGAGCGAGTATTACAGTAGCAATAACCTTTTTGTTTGCCTTCATGTGGGCAGTAAAATCGGGACAGTACGATGACAGATATACTCCGTCTGTAAGAATATTATTTGACGAAAATATTCAAAGCGAAACAGAAAATAAAAAATTATGA
- a CDS encoding sulfite exporter TauE/SafE family protein, with protein MEVLAGFLLGLLGSFHCAVMCGPIALSLPSSNKTKLNFLLERFSYNIGRVVTYTFFGTIFGFFGERIFMAGFQQIISVAIGIVIIFYLIRPYINKSKNVFIIESGKSKLSVFKNIFAKFYSKNSKASLFGIGVLNGFLPCGFVYIALTGAVALRTPAGGALFMAFFGIGTLPMMLGISMSKNFVSVNIRRKINKLSPAIALLFALIFILRGLNLGIPYLSPKLEPLQKITEQVICH; from the coding sequence ATGGAAGTATTAGCGGGATTTTTACTGGGACTTTTAGGCAGCTTTCACTGCGCAGTGATGTGCGGACCTATAGCTTTATCCCTGCCATCCTCTAATAAAACCAAATTGAATTTTCTTCTTGAAAGATTTTCTTACAATATCGGAAGAGTTGTAACTTATACTTTTTTCGGAACGATATTCGGATTCTTCGGTGAAAGAATCTTCATGGCAGGATTTCAGCAGATAATCTCAGTAGCCATTGGTATTGTAATAATTTTTTATCTTATAAGACCCTATATTAATAAAAGCAAAAATGTTTTTATCATAGAAAGCGGGAAAAGTAAACTATCTGTTTTTAAGAACATTTTTGCTAAATTTTATTCAAAAAATTCCAAAGCTTCGCTGTTTGGAATCGGAGTTCTGAACGGATTTCTTCCGTGCGGATTTGTTTATATAGCCTTGACGGGCGCCGTTGCGCTGAGAACCCCAGCTGGTGGTGCGCTCTTCATGGCTTTTTTCGGAATAGGAACACTTCCTATGATGCTTGGTATTTCAATGTCGAAAAATTTTGTAAGCGTTAACATCAGAAGAAAAATAAATAAACTCTCACCCGCTATTGCACTGCTCTTCGCATTAATTTTTATCCTTCGCGGATTGAATCTCGGTATTCCATATCTCAGCCCAAAACTTGAACCGTTACAAAAAATAACCGAACAGGTTATCTGCCATTAA
- a CDS encoding heavy metal translocating P-type ATPase metal-binding domain-containing protein has translation MPQQPDILTKHICYHCGDECIDEILYDDKSFCCAGCKAVYELLFQSNLCSYYTLENHPGINLKESGSGIKFNYLDEAEIQKQIIEFSNDEITKVTFYIPSIHCSSCIYLLEHLYKIDHAVVNSKTDFTQKKVFITYKTGETSLRKIAELLYSIGYEPAINIDDLAENDKPKVLKKLYYKIGIAGFCFGNIMLFSFPEYLSLGNLDMYYKHLFGYLNILLSVPVFFYCASDYFKSAFIGLKQKYINLDVPISLGIAVIFFRSVFEVISGFGAGYFDSLTGLIFFLLIGKLIQTKTFDFLNFERNYKSYFPISVTILKDKNETTTPINKLQKGDRIVIRNGELIPADSILFKGNAKIDYSFVTGESTPIEKVFGEIVYAGGRQEGDVLELEVVRDVSQSYLTQLWNNDAFKKTDVIKTKLNDVIAKYFTYITIAVALTAGAFWLNKDVKIAVNVFTAVLVIACPCALALAGPFALSNSMRIFGKNKFYLKNTGVIEKLSQIDSIVFDKTGTITQVKNAELNYYGSLLSNYELSEIKSLVKNSTHPLSQKIYGSIKCDGEFAIANYKEFPGKGIKGIVGENEYKIGMLEFVMAGDSKEDAENKASKVYVSKNGKLKGYFLILNYFRKGLSELVNELKEDKELSLLSGDNDNERQNLQEIFGTQADMKFYQKPEDKLSYIQTLQDKNKKVLMIGDGLNDAGALKQSDAGIAVTESVTCFSPSCDAILSSEKFRELNKYLIFSKTTMNVIKASFAFSMLYNFVGLYYAVQGALSPIVAAILMPVSSISVVLFAIFLTDFFAKRQKLI, from the coding sequence ATGCCACAACAACCGGACATATTAACTAAACACATCTGCTACCACTGCGGAGACGAATGCATCGATGAAATTTTATACGATGATAAGAGTTTCTGCTGCGCCGGCTGCAAGGCAGTTTATGAATTATTATTCCAGAGCAATCTCTGCAGTTATTATACATTAGAAAATCACCCCGGAATAAATTTAAAAGAATCCGGTTCAGGCATAAAATTCAACTATCTTGATGAAGCAGAAATTCAAAAACAGATAATTGAATTCTCAAACGACGAAATTACAAAAGTTACATTCTACATCCCCTCAATCCATTGTTCATCCTGTATTTATCTTTTAGAGCACCTCTACAAGATAGATCACGCAGTTGTAAATTCTAAAACAGATTTCACTCAAAAGAAAGTTTTTATTACCTATAAAACAGGTGAAACTTCCTTAAGGAAAATAGCAGAACTTTTATACAGTATTGGTTATGAGCCGGCGATAAATATTGATGATTTAGCTGAAAATGACAAACCGAAAGTATTAAAAAAACTATATTATAAAATCGGAATTGCCGGCTTCTGTTTTGGAAACATTATGCTGTTCAGTTTTCCCGAGTATCTTTCATTGGGAAATCTAGATATGTACTACAAACATTTATTCGGATATCTAAATATCTTACTATCCGTCCCCGTATTTTTTTACTGCGCATCAGATTACTTCAAATCTGCTTTCATAGGGCTCAAACAAAAATATATTAATCTTGATGTCCCGATTTCATTGGGTATAGCGGTAATATTTTTCAGAAGTGTATTCGAAGTTATTTCAGGTTTCGGCGCAGGATATTTTGATTCGCTGACAGGTTTAATTTTCTTTTTACTAATAGGAAAATTAATTCAGACAAAGACATTTGACTTTTTGAACTTCGAAAGAAATTATAAATCATATTTTCCGATATCAGTCACAATTTTAAAAGATAAGAACGAGACTACAACTCCTATAAATAAGCTGCAAAAGGGAGACCGTATCGTTATAAGAAACGGTGAGCTTATTCCTGCCGATTCCATTTTATTCAAAGGTAACGCCAAGATAGATTATAGTTTTGTAACAGGTGAATCGACCCCAATCGAAAAAGTATTTGGCGAAATAGTTTATGCAGGGGGACGGCAGGAAGGAGATGTTCTCGAGCTTGAAGTAGTAAGAGACGTTTCTCAGAGCTATCTTACTCAGTTATGGAACAACGATGCATTTAAAAAGACCGATGTAATAAAAACAAAATTAAATGATGTAATAGCAAAATATTTTACATATATAACTATAGCTGTAGCATTAACCGCAGGGGCCTTTTGGTTAAATAAAGATGTAAAAATAGCTGTGAACGTTTTCACAGCCGTTTTGGTAATAGCTTGCCCCTGCGCGTTAGCCCTGGCCGGGCCATTCGCGCTTTCAAACTCAATGAGGATTTTCGGTAAAAATAAATTTTATCTCAAAAATACCGGCGTGATTGAAAAACTTTCACAAATTGATTCGATTGTATTTGATAAGACAGGAACAATTACACAGGTAAAAAATGCTGAATTAAATTATTACGGAAGTCTCTTAAGCAATTACGAACTTTCCGAAATAAAATCTCTTGTTAAAAATTCAACTCATCCTCTCAGCCAGAAAATTTATGGCTCGATAAAATGTGACGGTGAATTTGCAATCGCCAATTATAAAGAATTTCCCGGTAAAGGAATTAAAGGAATTGTAGGAGAGAATGAATATAAAATAGGGATGCTTGAATTTGTAATGGCAGGCGATAGCAAAGAAGATGCTGAAAACAAAGCTTCGAAAGTTTATGTAAGCAAGAACGGAAAACTTAAAGGATATTTTTTAATTCTGAATTACTTCAGAAAAGGATTAAGCGAGCTTGTTAATGAATTAAAAGAAGATAAAGAGCTTTCACTTTTATCAGGTGATAATGATAACGAGAGACAAAACTTACAGGAGATATTCGGCACGCAGGCAGATATGAAATTTTACCAGAAACCCGAAGATAAACTCAGCTATATACAAACTCTTCAGGATAAAAACAAAAAAGTATTAATGATAGGCGACGGCTTAAATGATGCCGGCGCATTAAAGCAAAGCGATGCAGGGATTGCCGTGACAGAAAGCGTAACATGTTTTTCCCCTTCATGCGATGCCATACTTAGCTCTGAAAAATTCAGAGAGCTTAATAAATATTTAATATTTTCAAAGACTACGATGAATGTAATTAAAGCAAGTTTTGCATTCTCTATGCTTTATAATTTCGTAGGTCTTTACTATGCTGTACAAGGAGCGTTATCACCAATAGTAGCGGCAATATTAATGCCGGTCAGTTCAATTTCAGTAGTTCTCTTTGCAATATTTCTGACAGATTTTTTTGCAAAGAGACAAAAATTAATTTAA
- a CDS encoding Crp/Fnr family transcriptional regulator yields the protein MNFSFEDDLEVINCNKICNHFKKGQTIFYEGNTPPGLYCINKGKVKLYRTGKDGKEQITGFGIPGDFLGYRAIIAEEGYANSATALEDTVVCLIRKEDFLTMLQKNSYISKQMMVSLCKELGIAMEKIQSLSQKSVRERLAETLFYLKDTFKGKEQDESKIEIVLPREDIANIVGTTTETVIRTLSDFKNEKLIELDGKKIRILNENKLREIGGIEEHYT from the coding sequence ATGAACTTTTCATTTGAGGATGATTTAGAAGTTATTAACTGCAATAAGATCTGTAACCACTTCAAAAAAGGCCAGACAATTTTTTACGAGGGAAACACTCCTCCCGGTTTATACTGCATCAATAAAGGCAAAGTAAAATTATACAGAACAGGCAAAGACGGCAAAGAGCAAATAACCGGCTTTGGTATTCCCGGTGACTTCCTTGGATACAGAGCAATTATTGCTGAAGAAGGTTATGCAAATTCCGCAACTGCTCTTGAAGATACTGTCGTATGTTTAATAAGAAAAGAAGATTTCTTAACTATGCTTCAGAAGAATTCTTACATCTCCAAACAGATGATGGTGAGCTTATGCAAAGAGCTCGGAATTGCTATGGAGAAGATTCAATCGCTTTCACAAAAAAGCGTGAGAGAAAGATTAGCAGAGACTTTATTTTATCTTAAGGATACTTTCAAAGGCAAAGAACAGGATGAGAGTAAAATTGAAATTGTGCTACCGCGAGAAGATATTGCAAACATTGTAGGAACTACAACTGAAACAGTTATAAGAACTCTTTCCGATTTCAAAAACGAAAAACTCATCGAGCTTGACGGAAAGAAAATAAGAATATTAAATGAAAATAAACTCAGAGAGATAGGGGGAATAGAAGAGCATTATACTTAA
- a CDS encoding FixH family protein → MKISWGIKIIISFVVFAIGIGTMVGISMTKNIDLVSENYYERELKYQDRIDMINRTNSLTEKIIFDNTSNSIKIKFPGIFSKDNITGKISFYRAMDKKKDFSVDINKDENGLQIIPTDKLDKGNWKVEVLWKVNDKEYFTQSDIFIN, encoded by the coding sequence ATGAAAATAAGCTGGGGAATAAAAATAATAATTTCATTTGTCGTTTTTGCCATAGGAATCGGCACAATGGTCGGCATTTCAATGACAAAAAATATAGACCTCGTCTCCGAAAATTATTATGAAAGAGAATTGAAATATCAGGATAGAATTGATATGATTAACCGTACTAATTCTCTGACAGAAAAAATAATTTTTGATAATACCTCCAATTCGATAAAAATAAAATTCCCCGGCATTTTCTCGAAGGATAACATAACAGGAAAGATAAGTTTCTACAGAGCCATGGATAAGAAAAAAGATTTCAGTGTTGATATAAACAAAGATGAAAACGGTTTACAAATTATTCCAACTGATAAATTAGATAAAGGAAACTGGAAAGTAGAAGTATTGTGGAAAGTAAACGATAAAGAGTATTTCACTCAATCAGATATTTTTATAAACTAA
- the ccoG gene encoding cytochrome c oxidase accessory protein CcoG, whose product MTEDNETKQIYRDKISIVSKEGKRKWIHPRKPNGKLYNLRTWFSVLLLAILFGTPLIKYDGHPLFLFNFVERKFILFGFAFVPQDFYLFGLAMISIIVFVILFTVIFGRLFCGWACPQTVFLEMVFRKIEYWIEGDAGKQRKLNSDPWTGSKIVKKFSKWGIFYALSFVIGNTFLAYIIGTDELFHIIRDDPKNHLTGLFLILLFSSAFYFVFAYFREYACIYVCPYGRLQGVLLDKHSIVIAYDYKRGEPRGKIRKNEERNSGDCIDCKMCVDVCPTGIDIRNGTQLECVNCTACIDSCNHVMERIGKPKGLIRYDSAVGIETGKKFKVTPREIGYSIVLLVLIALQVVLFSNRKEIDATILRTPGLLFQEQPDGRITNLYNINLANKTLKETPITLKLKGIDGEVKMIGNDFNLAPAGIIEGKFIVYISRDKIKMMNTPFTIQVFAGDKLLNELESSFNGPVTNNK is encoded by the coding sequence ATGACAGAAGATAACGAGACTAAACAGATATACAGAGATAAAATTTCTATAGTAAGTAAAGAAGGTAAACGAAAATGGATTCACCCTCGCAAGCCAAACGGTAAGTTATACAATTTAAGAACTTGGTTCAGCGTTCTTCTGCTTGCAATCCTGTTTGGAACCCCATTAATAAAATACGACGGACACCCTTTATTTCTTTTCAACTTTGTTGAAAGAAAATTTATCTTATTCGGCTTTGCATTTGTACCGCAGGATTTTTACCTGTTCGGGCTTGCAATGATTTCAATTATAGTTTTTGTAATACTCTTCACAGTAATATTCGGAAGATTATTCTGCGGATGGGCATGTCCGCAAACTGTTTTTCTTGAAATGGTTTTCAGGAAAATTGAGTACTGGATTGAAGGTGATGCAGGAAAGCAAAGAAAATTAAACTCCGACCCGTGGACCGGAAGCAAGATAGTAAAGAAATTCTCCAAGTGGGGAATATTCTATGCCTTATCTTTTGTTATAGGAAACACTTTTTTGGCGTATATAATTGGTACGGATGAATTGTTCCACATAATAAGAGATGACCCCAAAAATCATTTGACGGGATTATTTTTAATTTTATTGTTCTCAAGCGCATTTTATTTTGTGTTTGCATATTTCAGAGAGTATGCCTGCATTTATGTTTGCCCTTATGGCAGATTACAGGGTGTATTGCTTGATAAACATTCTATAGTTATTGCATACGATTATAAGCGCGGCGAACCCAGAGGCAAAATAAGAAAGAACGAAGAAAGAAATTCAGGCGATTGCATCGATTGTAAGATGTGTGTTGATGTATGCCCGACAGGAATTGATATTAGAAACGGTACGCAGCTGGAATGTGTGAACTGCACTGCATGTATAGACTCATGTAACCATGTGATGGAAAGAATCGGAAAGCCAAAAGGATTGATAAGATACGATTCAGCTGTAGGTATAGAAACAGGAAAAAAATTCAAAGTTACTCCGAGAGAAATAGGATATTCAATAGTACTGCTGGTATTGATAGCACTGCAGGTTGTACTTTTTTCAAACAGAAAAGAAATTGATGCAACGATATTAAGAACCCCCGGACTTTTATTCCAGGAGCAGCCTGACGGAAGAATTACAAATTTGTATAATATTAACTTAGCGAATAAAACTCTTAAAGAAACACCGATTACCCTGAAGTTAAAAGGAATTGACGGCGAAGTAAAAATGATAGGAAACGATTTTAATCTTGCTCCGGCAGGAATAATAGAAGGAAAGTTTATTGTGTATATATCTCGGGATAAAATAAAAATGATGAATACGCCTTTTACAATTCAGGTTTTTGCAGGGGATAAATTGCTGAATGAGCTTGAGTCTTCATTCAACGGACCGGTAACAAATAATAAATAA
- a CDS encoding DUF302 domain-containing protein, whose protein sequence is MNYYLTRKTNLNFDDAINKMTSALTEEGFGIISEIDVKDTFKKKIDVDFRNYKIFGACNPCFAHKAILLEDKIGTLLPCNLIVQEQEDGVTEVSVINPLETMAGIDNIKLKVLAYEIGERLKKVLNNI, encoded by the coding sequence ATGAACTACTATTTAACCAGAAAAACCAATCTTAATTTTGATGATGCCATAAATAAAATGACATCAGCCCTCACCGAAGAGGGGTTTGGAATAATTTCTGAAATTGACGTGAAAGATACATTCAAGAAAAAAATTGACGTGGACTTCAGAAATTATAAAATCTTCGGAGCTTGTAATCCTTGTTTTGCTCATAAAGCAATTTTACTGGAAGATAAAATCGGAACGCTTCTTCCATGTAATCTTATTGTGCAGGAACAGGAAGACGGCGTCACAGAAGTTTCAGTAATTAATCCGCTGGAAACAATGGCAGGTATCGATAACATAAAGCTAAAAGTCCTTGCCTATGAAATTGGTGAGCGGTTAAAAAAAGTTTTAAATAATATATAA
- a CDS encoding c-type cytochrome — MMFSVSAFAQTATTTPTATGPALDQNYIAAGTLIGIAFMLFMVIYFGNIEGITVGAPKRAKAWASLRQMLTRSVPIEKEKDIMMDHEFDGIRELDNTIPPWFNILFYGTIVIAFLYMLNYHVFKMSGLSAEEYNDEMKVAAMQRDELIRTGAFINENTVKLMKDDATLNEGKTIFTTNCTVCHGPAGGGLIGPNLTDDYWIHGGGIVNVFKTVKYGVPIKGMISWQNQLNPKQIQAVANYVLSLKGTNPANGKQPEGTIYTDSTAVKIDSVKTDSTQIKK, encoded by the coding sequence ATGATGTTTTCGGTGTCAGCTTTTGCACAGACAGCAACAACTACACCAACTGCAACCGGACCGGCATTAGACCAGAACTACATTGCTGCAGGCACACTAATCGGAATTGCATTCATGCTCTTCATGGTGATTTACTTCGGCAATATAGAGGGAATAACAGTGGGAGCTCCGAAGCGTGCAAAAGCATGGGCTTCATTGAGACAAATGCTTACACGTTCAGTACCGATTGAAAAAGAAAAAGACATTATGATGGACCACGAGTTCGATGGAATTCGCGAACTGGATAACACTATTCCGCCATGGTTCAATATTTTATTCTACGGAACAATAGTGATTGCATTCTTATACATGCTGAACTATCACGTTTTTAAAATGAGCGGACTTTCAGCAGAAGAATATAATGATGAAATGAAAGTTGCTGCAATGCAGAGAGATGAACTGATACGAACAGGAGCATTTATAAATGAGAACACAGTGAAGCTTATGAAAGATGATGCAACACTTAACGAAGGAAAAACAATTTTTACAACTAACTGTACAGTATGCCACGGACCTGCAGGCGGCGGACTTATCGGTCCTAACCTGACGGATGATTACTGGATTCACGGCGGCGGTATTGTAAATGTATTTAAAACTGTGAAATATGGTGTTCCGATTAAGGGTATGATTAGCTGGCAGAACCAGCTGAACCCGAAACAGATTCAGGCAGTAGCGAATTATGTTTTATCGCTGAAGGGTACAAATCCCGCAAACGGAAAACAGCCTGAAGGAACAATTTATACCGATAGCACAGCAGTTAAAATTGATTCAGTGAAAACTGACTCAACACAAATTAAAAAATAG